In Anaerobacillus isosaccharinicus, one genomic interval encodes:
- the hepT gene encoding heptaprenyl diphosphate synthase component II, with product MKLTDIYWHLRSDIAKIEKELEVTIDAKHPILKKASSHLLKAGGKRIRPVFVLLAAKFGEYDIEKIKQVAVPLELIHMASLVHDDVIDDADLRRGKKTIKSKWDNRVAMYTGDFIFARAIEMATNCDKPEVHQILSDAMVEMCIGEVEQIRDQYNWNQNFRIYLRRIKRKTALLIAVSCRLGALAAGAPRNVQLSLYRYGYNVGMAFQITDDILDFIATEKELGKPAGSDLQQGNVTLPALYSMKQNQELSAYILTMINSENSEKVVMSEIIEMIKESGGVDYSFEISDRYLNKAFKELEKLPDIPAKDSFYQIAKYIGTRKY from the coding sequence ATGAAGTTAACTGATATTTATTGGCATTTACGCTCTGACATTGCAAAAATAGAAAAAGAATTAGAGGTAACGATAGATGCAAAGCATCCGATCTTAAAAAAAGCCTCATCACATTTATTAAAGGCTGGCGGCAAGCGAATTAGGCCTGTTTTCGTTCTGCTTGCAGCTAAATTTGGTGAATATGATATTGAAAAAATTAAGCAAGTGGCTGTTCCCTTAGAGCTTATTCATATGGCATCTCTCGTTCATGATGATGTGATTGATGACGCAGACCTACGTAGAGGAAAGAAAACCATTAAATCTAAATGGGATAATCGTGTTGCTATGTATACAGGTGACTTTATCTTTGCTAGAGCTATTGAGATGGCAACTAACTGTGATAAACCTGAAGTTCATCAAATACTCTCAGATGCTATGGTTGAAATGTGCATTGGTGAAGTCGAACAAATTCGCGATCAGTATAACTGGAATCAAAATTTCAGGATTTATTTAAGAAGAATTAAACGAAAAACAGCTCTGCTTATTGCTGTTAGTTGCAGGTTAGGTGCATTAGCGGCAGGTGCTCCAAGAAACGTTCAATTGAGTCTGTATCGCTATGGTTATAATGTCGGAATGGCATTTCAAATAACAGATGATATTTTAGATTTTATAGCAACTGAAAAAGAACTTGGCAAGCCGGCAGGTAGTGATTTACAACAAGGCAATGTAACTTTACCAGCATTATATAGTATGAAGCAGAACCAAGAATTAAGCGCTTATATCTTAACAATGATTAATAGCGAAAATTCTGAGAAAGTTGTAATGAGTGAGATTATTGAGATGATTAAAGAGAGTGGTGGAGTAGACTACTCTTTTGAAATTAGTGATCGCTACTTAAATAAAGCGTTTAAAGAACTAGAGAAACTTCCAGATATACCAGCAAAAGACTCTTTTTATCAAATTGCTAAATATATCGGAACAAGGAAATATTAA
- a CDS encoding menaquinone biosynthesis protein, which yields MSLVVGEISYTNMLPLYYYLDRDYLNRLGCMFVPQIPAQLNEAMSKGIIDVGGISSFSYGEHVDQYTILPNLSVSSPKSVGSIFLFSKVPITRLDGKKIALTSSSATSVNLLKIILQTFYQMDVTYTVMEPNFNEMLKEHDACLLIGDDAILTLWGLAPDMHRYDLGQIWFEFTKLPMTYAVLAVRNDILQRENERIGILFDGFVSSKKKCIENNYEEMISSIRKEFNGSKSFWEDYFQGLNHDLSERHIEGLYLFYDKATELGLLKKVNTISLWSALDRCHSI from the coding sequence ATGAGTTTAGTTGTTGGCGAAATATCGTATACAAATATGCTGCCACTTTATTATTATTTAGATCGGGACTATTTAAATCGCTTAGGGTGTATGTTTGTCCCGCAAATTCCTGCTCAGTTAAATGAGGCAATGTCAAAAGGAATTATTGATGTTGGTGGTATATCTTCGTTTTCATACGGCGAACATGTAGATCAGTACACAATTTTACCGAATTTATCAGTATCTTCACCTAAAAGTGTTGGTTCTATCTTTCTTTTTTCAAAAGTGCCTATTACTCGGCTTGATGGAAAAAAAATTGCTTTAACATCAAGTTCAGCTACATCTGTAAATTTACTGAAGATAATTTTACAAACATTTTATCAGATGGATGTTACCTATACGGTAATGGAACCTAATTTCAACGAGATGTTAAAGGAACATGATGCCTGCCTTCTAATTGGTGATGATGCTATTTTAACATTATGGGGCTTAGCACCCGATATGCATCGCTATGATTTAGGACAAATCTGGTTTGAATTTACCAAATTACCGATGACATATGCAGTTTTGGCTGTTCGAAATGATATTTTACAGAGAGAAAATGAGCGAATCGGTATTTTATTTGATGGTTTTGTTTCTAGCAAAAAAAAATGTATTGAAAATAATTACGAAGAAATGATATCCTCAATCAGAAAAGAGTTTAATGGTTCCAAATCTTTCTGGGAAGATTACTTCCAAGGATTAAACCATGACTTAAGTGAAAGACATATAGAAGGACTCTATCTTTTTTATGATAAAGCAACAGAATTAGGTTTACTAAAGAAAGTGAACACAATATCATTATGGAGTGCATTAGATCGTTGTCATTCCATTTAG
- a CDS encoding UbiX family flavin prenyltransferase, protein MMVKEKIFTVGITGASGAIYGIRLVQELLKADYKVHLIVTEAGWQVFKEELLFETSNRNNLIDELFPHSVGKLHYHTLRDFTAPIASGSYRNEGMVIIPCSMGTLSGIANGASGNLLERTADVMLKEGRKLLLVPRETPFNQIHLENMLKVSKVGGKIIPAMPGFYQLPKTMDDLINFVVGKVLDNIGVDHQLFTRWGD, encoded by the coding sequence ATGATGGTGAAAGAGAAGATTTTTACAGTTGGTATTACTGGTGCTAGCGGTGCTATATATGGTATAAGGCTTGTACAGGAGCTATTAAAAGCTGATTATAAAGTTCATTTAATTGTTACAGAGGCAGGGTGGCAGGTATTTAAAGAAGAGCTTCTTTTTGAGACAAGTAACCGAAACAATCTTATAGACGAACTTTTCCCTCACTCTGTAGGAAAGCTACACTACCATACGCTCAGAGATTTTACAGCTCCAATTGCTAGTGGTTCATATCGCAATGAAGGAATGGTTATTATTCCGTGCTCAATGGGAACATTATCAGGTATTGCCAACGGTGCTTCAGGGAATTTATTAGAGCGAACAGCTGATGTTATGCTAAAAGAAGGTAGGAAACTGCTTTTAGTACCAAGGGAAACTCCTTTTAATCAAATTCACTTAGAAAACATGCTTAAAGTATCAAAAGTAGGAGGAAAGATTATTCCTGCTATGCCTGGTTTTTATCAACTGCCTAAGACAATGGACGATTTGATAAATTTTGTTGTTGGAAAAGTACTTGATAATATTGGTGTAGATCATCAACTCTTCACCCGATGGGGGGATTAA
- a CDS encoding UbiA-like polyprenyltransferase produces MIRKIKIILEMIKFEHTVFALPFAFLGAVLGSLLINGTWPTALQWVWITLAMVGARSAAMALNRVIDAKIDEINPRTKDRAIPAGLISKFESTIFIIVSFALLFYSAYQLNMLAVYLLPVAVFFLVIYSYTKRFTWACHLVLGITIGIAPLGGWVGATGTLTFAAFILFLGVALWTAGFDVIYATQDADYDKSVKLYSIPSYFGIAKALLIAKGIHILSFISFFSLYFITTLGWIYLIGVLISGVIMIYEHSLVKPNDLSKVNVAFFTMNGILAMVMLAFTIGDLML; encoded by the coding sequence GTGATTAGAAAAATTAAAATTATTCTTGAAATGATAAAGTTTGAACATACTGTTTTTGCATTACCGTTTGCATTCTTAGGAGCTGTGTTAGGAAGTCTATTAATCAACGGGACATGGCCAACTGCGTTACAATGGGTTTGGATTACATTGGCTATGGTAGGGGCTAGAAGCGCTGCCATGGCCTTAAATCGTGTCATTGATGCGAAAATTGATGAAATAAATCCAAGAACAAAAGACCGTGCAATTCCTGCAGGGTTAATATCTAAGTTTGAATCAACCATTTTTATTATTGTTTCATTTGCGCTTCTTTTTTATTCAGCATATCAACTTAATATGCTTGCTGTTTATTTATTACCAGTAGCAGTTTTCTTTTTAGTCATTTATTCTTATACGAAACGGTTTACTTGGGCTTGTCATTTAGTTTTAGGAATTACTATTGGAATCGCGCCATTAGGCGGATGGGTTGGTGCCACAGGGACACTAACGTTTGCTGCATTTATTTTATTTTTAGGTGTGGCTCTGTGGACGGCTGGTTTTGACGTTATTTACGCAACACAAGATGCGGACTATGACAAAAGCGTGAAATTATATTCAATTCCTAGTTATTTTGGTATAGCTAAAGCACTATTAATCGCAAAAGGGATTCATATTTTAAGTTTTATCTCGTTTTTCAGTTTATATTTTATTACAACACTTGGTTGGATTTATTTAATAGGAGTTCTTATTTCGGGAGTTATCATGATTTATGAGCATTCTTTAGTAAAACCAAATGATCTTTCAAAAGTAAATGTGGCCTTCTTTACGATGAATGGTATTTTAGCTATGGTTATGCTAGCCTTTACGATTGGAGATTTAATGCTATGA